CAGCTCCAGCATCTGACCGACACGCTTGCGCACCTCATCGCGACCGCTGCCGGCGAGGCCGTAGGCGATGTTCGCTTCGACGGTGAGATTGGGAAACAGCGCGTAGGACTGGAAGAGAATGCCGTAGTCCCGGGCCTGAGGCGCCAGGTGGGAAACGTCGCGATCACCGAGGTATAACTCGCCGCTGTCCTGGCGCTCAAGGCCGGCGATGCAACGCAGCAAGGTGGTCTTGCCGCAACCCGACGGCCCCAGCAGACACACCAGTTCACCGGCTGCCACGTCGAGGGAAACGTTATCCAGCGCGGTGAACGCACCGAAGCGCTTCTGCACGCCGCGCACTTTCATCGGCGCGCCGGGGTTGGTCAGGGCAGTTGCGATCGAGTGGTTCATGGACAGGCCTCATCAAGCAGATGAGGGCCATCCTAGGTTTGCAATGCGTCCGTCATGTGGCAACGAGGCAAAAACGGCCGATAGTGGTATTCAAGGATTTTAGTTGGATGGAGCGAACAGTGAATAACCTGTGGCGAGGGAGCTTGCTCCCGCTGGGTTGCGAAGCGGCCCCAGAAAATGGGCCTGCTGCGCAGTCCAGCGGGAGCAAGCTCCCTCGCCACAGGGATCTACGCCGGGGCCATTTCCTGCGCCAGTCCGAGAAACGCCGCCGGCAGCCGGGCGCCTTTTCGCTCCTTGAGGCAGTACAGGTACTCGGGAATCTGCGGCGCATTCTCGAGGGTCAGCACCCGCAATTGCGGATCGTGCGGCACTTCCTGCCGGGCGATGATGCTGATGCCGATGTTGCGCAACACCGCTTCACGAATCGACTCGCGGCTGCCAATCTCCAGCAGCGGCCCGAAACTCACCCCGGCACTGGCCAGCAACTCTTCGGTCAAGCGCCGGGTGGTCGAGCCCGACTCGCGCATCAACAAGGTATACCCAGCCAACGCACTGAGCGGCACATGGTCATGCACCGCCAGAGGATGATTACGATGCACCGCCAACACCAGCGGGTCACTGCCCAGTACCCGGCGGATCAGCCGCGCATCGTCGAGCAACTGCGAGGACGCGGCGACATCGACCCGGTAATCCTCCAGCGCTTCGAGCACCTGCTGGGAGTTGCCGATTTCCACCGACACCTCCACCTGCGGCAAGCGCTCGCGAAAGGTCTTCACCAGATCGAGGATGTAATACGGCGCCGTGGCGGCGATGCGCAACGTGCCCTGGACCTGACCGCTGTTACGCAGGAAGAACTCGATATCGGCTTCCTGCTGCAGCAGTGCCTTGACCATCGGCAACAGCCGCGCACCTTCGTCGCTGACGCTGAGGCGGCGGCCGCCACGGTAGAACAGCTCAACCGAATACTGGCTTTCCAGGTGCCGGATCTGGGTCGTCACCGTCGGTTGGCTCAGGCCGAGCTTTTTCGCCGCCAGGGTAATGCTGCCCAGCCGGGCCACCATGTAAAACGCCTTCAGCTCGGCACTCAGCACACCCGTCCCTCATCGTCTATTTGCGCAACAGGCGCAAACCGTTGAACACCACCAGCAGGCTCACGCCCATGTCGGCGAACACCGCCATCCACATGGTGGCGATCCCGGCGAAGGTTACCCCAAGAAAGATCGCTTTGATGACCAATGCCAGGGCAATGTTCTGTTTGAGGATATTGGAGGTCTGCCGCGACAGGCTGATGAAGGCCGGGATCTTGCGCAGATCATCGTCCATCAGGGCGACATCGGCGGTTTCGATGGCGGTGTCGGTCCCGGCGGCCGCCATGGCGAAACCGATCTCGGCCCGCGCCAGTGCAGGAGCGTCGTTGATGCCGTCGCCGACCATTCCCACGCGATAGCCCTGGGCATACAGCGTTTCGATGGCCTGCAGCTTCTCGCTCGGCAACAGATCGCCTTGCGCCTGATCGATGCCCACATGGGCGGCGATGACCTCGGCGGTGTGAACGTTGTCACCGGTCAGCATCAGGGTTTTGATGCCCAGTTCATGCAACTGCTGGATCGCTTCGCGACTGGTCGCTTTCACAGTGTCCGCGACGGCAAACAAGGCCAGCGGACCCGACTTGTCGAGCAACAGCACCACCGACTTGCCCTGTTTCTCCAGCGCAAACAGCTGCTCTTCCAGCGCTGGAGAACACAGGCCCAGATCTTCCACCAGACGGTGATTGCCCAAGTGGTAGAGCTCACCATTGATCTCGCCGCGCACGCCTCGCCCCTCCAGGGCGTGGAAGTTATCCACCGTCAGCGGCGCGCGCTGGTTATCCACAACTGCCGCGTTGGCGATGGCCAGCGACACCGGGTGATCCGAGCGACCAGCCAGCGCCGCCGCAAGGGCCGGGGCTGTTTGATCGGCGGTCGGGTCGAGGGACAAATAGTCGGTCTGCACCGGTTTGCCATGCGTGAGGGTGCCGGTCTTGTCGAGGGCCAGGTAGTCGAGTTTGTAGCCGTGCTCCAGGTAGACGCCGCCCTTGACCAGAATCCCTTTGCGCGCCGCTGCCGCGAGGCCGCTGACGATGGTCACCGGGGTGGAAATCACCAAGGCGCATGGGCAGGCGACCACCAGCAACACCAGCGCCCGATAGATCCAGTCGAACCACAGCGCGTCCATGAACAGCGGCGGGATCACCGCCACGGCGAGGGCCAGGATGAACACCGCCGGTGTGTAGATTTTCGAAAAGCTGTCGACGAAACGCTGGGTCGGCGCCCGCGCGCCCTGGGCCTGTTCGACGGCGTGGATGATCCGCGCGAGGGTCGAGTGATCGGCCGCTGCGGTCACGGTGTATTCCAGTGAACCGGACTGGTTGATGGTGCCGGCGAACACTTTGTCGCCGATGGTTTTTTCGACCGGCAGGCTTTCACCGGTGATCGGCGCCTGGTTGATGGTCGAGCTGCCAGACAACACTTCACCGTCCAGACCGATCCGCTCACCGGGACGCACCCGCACCCGTGCGCCCAGTACGATGCTTTTCACCGGTTGTACGACCCAACTGCCGTCGGCTTGCTGCACCGTAGCTTGCTCGGGCGCCATCTGCATCAGTCCGCCGATGGCGTTGCGCGCCCGGTCCAGGGACCTGGCTTCGATCAGCTCGGCCACGGTGAACAGGAACATCACCATCGCCGCTTCCGGCCACTGGCCGATCAGGACCGCACCGGTCACCGCGATGCTCATCAGCGCGTTGATGTTCAGGTTGAGGTTTTTCAGGGCGATCCAGCCCTTTTTATAGGTACCCAGGCCGCCACTGAGGATTGAGATCAGCGCAATCACCGCCACCACCCAAGTGGGCGCCGCGTTAGTGAAGTGGATCACTTCAGCCGCCAACGCACCAACGCCGGACAGCGCCAATGGCCACCAAGGTTTTTTCTCTGGCACAGGTATTGGCGCTTCGACGCCTTGTTCCAGCGGCTCGGCGTGCATGCCGAGGGATTTGATCGCCTCGATGATCGGCGCGGTGCCTGGCAGGTCGTGGGTCACGCCCAACACCCGGTTGATCAGGTTGAATTCCAGTTGCTGCACACCCGCAAGCTTGCCGAGTTTGTTCTGGATCAGCGTCTGCTCGGTCGGGCAGTCCATGGCCTCGATGCGGAAGCTGCTCAGCCGCGCGCCGGCGGTCGGCGTCTCGCTCAACTTGATCAGCGATGGCGCCGCTTTGGAGGAACAGCAGGAATCGCCGTGGCCGCCATGATCATGGCTACCACGGCCATGCTGGGGCGCAGGCTGCAGCTTGTGGCTGTGATCGTGATCGTGATCGTGATCGTGATCGTGATCAGCCTCGGGTTTGTGGGTGTGAAGAGAATCGCTCATTGGTCGCGTCCATGAAGGTGCCTGTTGCCAAGTAAAGACCCTGTAGCCACTATAGGGTCAAGCACCCTTTTGGAGATTGACGCGATGAAAATAGGAGAACTGGCGAAACTCACCGACTGCGCCGTAGAAACCATCCGCTACTACGAGCGCGAAAACCTGCTGCCGGAACCGGCCCGCAGCGACGGCAATTACCGCGTCTACACCCAGGCCCACGCCGAACGCCTGACTTTCATCCGCAATTGCCGCACCCTCGACATGACCCTGGAGGAAATCCGCAGCCTGCTGGCCCTGCGCGACAGCCCGCAGGATCAATGCGAAAACGTCAACGCGTTGATCGACGAGCATATCCATCATGTGAAGGCACGGATTGACGGCTTGCTGGCCTTGCAGACACAACTGCTCGACCTGCGCCAACGCTGCAGCGAAGGGCCGGATATCGATCAGTGCGGGATTTTGCAGCGGCTGGAGGTGAGTGGCGGGGTTGTCGCGACGGAGGTTGAACATTCCCATGTTGGCCGAAGCCACGGGCATTAAGAATGCCTTCGCGGGCAAGCCTCGCTCCTACAGGTATCGTGTGAACCTGTAGGAGCGAGGCTTGCCCGCGAACACCGCGAAGCGGTGCCAGACTCAGACCGCCATCGGCGCCGTCATCGGAGCGTGGTGCTCATAGCCTTCGAGCGAGAAATCACTTGGCTCGATCAGCTCCAGCCACTCCGGCTGATACACACCGGTCTTGGCAAACTCTGGCACACGGTCGGAGATCTTCAGCTTCGGCATGGCGAATGGCTCGCGCTTGAGCTGTTCGTTGAGCATGTCCAGGTGGTTTTCGTAGACGTGGGCATCACCGATGAAATAGGTGAACCAGCGCGGCGTGTAACCGGTCAGGCGACCGATCAGGCTCAGCAGCGCGGCGCCTTCGGTGAGGTTGAACGGCGTGCCCAGGCCCAGGTCGTTGGAGCGGATGTAGAGGGTCAGGGAGATTTCCCTGGTCTCGACATTCGGGTGGAACTGGTACAGCAAGTGGCACGGCGGCAGGGCCATTTCATCGAGCTGCGCAACGTTCCAGCCGTGGAACAGAATGCGACGGCTGCCCGGGTCCTTGATGATGGTGTCGACGCACTGGCGGATCTGGTCGATCGCCTTGTACAGCACCACATAAGCCTGGCCGTCTTCTTCGCCTTCGGCGATTTGCCGATAGCCCTGGCTCAGGGTCTGCTCGATGGCGGCCTGGTTGCTGACCGGGATCTGCTTGTACGCCGGCCATTTGCGCCATTGCACGCCGTAGATCTCGCCGAGGTCGTCTTCGCCCTGACGGAACGGGTTGGCCAGCCACTGGGCGTTTTCGTTGGCGTTCTGGTCCCAGACCTTGCAACCCAGCGCACGGAATTCAGCGGCGTTGTTCACCCCGCGCAGAAAACCGCACATCTCGCCGATGGCCGACTTGAAGGCCATCTTGCGGGTGGTGATCGCCGGGAAACCTTCCTGCAAATCGAAGCGCAGCATCGCACCCGGAAAGCTGATGGTGTTCACGCCGGTGCGGTTGGCCTGTTTGGTGCCGTTCTTGATGACGTGGGCGACCAGATCGAGATATTGCTTCATGAATTACCTGTGTCCTTGAACCCGGAGCCGTCGCCCCGGGGTTCGAATTTTTTGCGCCAGCTGCTTATACAGCCGCTGCGGGGGCCGCCGGGGCGCGTCGATAAGCCAGCCAGATCAGGAATAGACCGCCGACGATCATCGGTACGCACAACACCTGGCCCATAGTCAGCCAATTCCACGCCAGATAGCCCAGTTGCGCATCCGGAACGCGGACGAACTCGACGATGAAACGGAAAATGCCATAGAACAGCGCAAACATCCCGGACACCGCCATGGTCGGCCGTGGCTTGCGCGAGAACAGCCAGAGGATCAGGAACAGCGCCACACCTTCCAGCGCAAACTGGTACAGCTGCGACGGGTGACGCGGCAACTGCGCCGGGTCGCTGAACGGCGGGAAGATCATCGCCCACGGCACGTCGGTCGGCTTGCCCCACAACTCGGCGTTGATGAAGTTGCCGATGCGCCCGGCACCCAGACCGATCGGCACCATCGGCGCAACGAAGTCCATCAGCTGGAAGAACGACTTGTTGTTCTTTTTACCAAACCACAACGCTGCGAGCATCACACCGATGAAGCCACCGTGGAACGACATGCCGCCCTTCCACACCTCGAAGATCAACATCGGGTTGGCCAGGTAAGCGCTCAGATCATAAAACAGCACATAACCCAAGCGGCCACCGACGATAACGCCCATCGACATCCAGAACACCATGTCGGAGAGTTTCTCCTTGGTCCAGGTCGGGTCGAAGCGGTTCAGCCGGCGGGACGCCAGCAGCCACGCGCCGCCGATGCCGACCAGGTACATCAGGCCGTACCAGTGGATTTTCAGCGGACCGATGGCCAGGGCCACCGGGTCGATCTGCGGGTAAGGCAGCATTGCGACTCCTCGTTAGAGTTGAAACCTTCAAAATTCCCGGGCGACGCTGTCACGCCAGGATTAAGCCAGGATTGCGTTAGGTGTCAGAGCAGGAAGTTCAAGCCGACGCAAAACAGCAAAGCGGCAAACAGTCTTTTCAGCAAGCGTGGCGACAGCCTGTGGGCCAGTCGTGCACCGAGGCGGGCGAAGACCATGCTGGTCAGAGCGATCCCCAGCAGCGCCGGCAAATAAACAAAACCGAGACTATGGGCCGGCAGCAGTGGATCGTGCCAGCCCAGAATCATGAAACTTAATGCACTTGCCAAAGCGATGGGCAGGCCACAGGCCGACGATGTGGCCACCGCTTGTTGCATCGGAACGCTGCGCCAGGTCAGGAATGGCACGGTCAGCGAGCCGCCGCCGATCCCGAAAATCGCCGAAGCCCAGCCAATCACACTGCCGGCCACGGTCAGACCGACTTTACCGGGCACCGTTCGGCTGGCCTTGGGTTTGAAGTCCAAGGCGAGTTGAACAGCGATGATCAACGCGAATATGCCGATGATCTTCTGCAGATTCGGCCCGGAGATCGCTTCGGCGGTCAGCGCGCCAAAACCGGCACCGATCAGAATGCCGAGAGTCATCCAGGCAAAAATCGGCCAACGCACGGCGCCGCGGCGATGATGTTCGCGAACCGCATTGACCGACGTAAAAATGATCGTCGCCAGGGAAGTACCGACTGCAAGATGCGTCAGGATCGACGGATCAAATCCCTGCAAGGTGAAGCTGAACACCAGCACCGGGACGATGATAATCCCGCCGCCTACCCCAAACAGCCCGGCCAGCACGCCCGCACAGGCGCCCAGCGCCAGATAGAGCAAAAATTCCATGGCCACGTCCCCAAGCATCCCGAAACAGGAGCGGCATGGTAACGGATGCATGGCCTCGGGCTCCACTGCGGATGGCGATGGATCGATGAGCGATGTCTGCGTAGAGTGAGCAAAAAACACACAAGGACCACCTTATGTGCCTGATTGTCTTTGCCTGGCGGCCGGGTCATGCCCAGCCGCTGATCGTGGCGGCCAACCGCGACGAATTCTATGCCCGGCCCAGCCTGCCCCTGGCGCAATGGCCGCACGCCCCGCATGTCTACGCCGGGCGTGACCTCGAGGCCGGCGGTACGTGGCTCGGTGTCGGCGCCAATGGGCGCTTCGCCGCACTGACCAACATCCGTAATCCCCTTCAACCGCCGGCCGCCAAGTCGCGAGGCGAACTGGTGGCGCAGTTTCTCAGCGGGGAAACGCCCATTGAAGACTATTTAAGCGACGTTATCGCACGCTCGGCTGAATATGCCGGGTTCAATCTGCTGGCCGGCAATGCCAAAGAGCTCTGGCACTTCAACGCTCGGGAAACCGCGGCGGTCAGGCTCGAACCAGGGATTTATGGGTTATCGAACGCGGGGCTGGATACGCCGTGGCCAAAAGTGCTCAAGGCCAAGGCAGCCTTGAGCGAAGTGCTGGACGACCCGCAGCCGCAGGCGCTATTGGCCTTGCTCAGCGATCCACAGACGGCGCCGCTTGCCGAGCTGCCGGACACTGGCGTGGGGCAAGCCACCGAGACGTTGTTGTCGAGCGTGTTTATCAAGAGCCAGGCTTATGGGACGCGGGCGAGCACGGCGTTGATTGTTCAGGCGAATGGGATGCGGCATATGGTCGAGCGGAGTTTCGGGCCGTATGGGGGGCATTTGGGGGAGGTAGAGATCAGGATTTGAAGTCGGGCGATTAATTGTGGCGAGGGAGCTTGTCGGATCGCCGCACCGTCCCGCTGGAGCGCGAAGCGCTCCCGATCCGGCCGATGCGTTCTTTCATAAAGATCGCATCGGCTGAATCACGACTGCTTCGCAGCCGAACGGGAGCAAGCTCCCTCGCCACAGGGCCGCCGCTGACCTAGAGGGTCTTGACCGAAGCCGGATTGATCATCCGTGCCAACCCAAGGTTTTTCAGCGCCAGTTGCAGCGAGCTGTGGATAACTTGTGGGTTGTCGATGGTCATCAGCTCCGCCAGCAACTCCTTGGCCTTGCTCAGGTTGATCTGACGCAGCATCCACTTCACTTTCGGCAAGTTGGTGGCGTTCATCGACAGGCTGTCGAAGCCCATTGCCATCAACAGCACCGCCGCCGCCGGGTCACCGGCCATTTCGCCGCAGATACTCACCGGCTTGCCTTCGGCATGCGCATCGCGCACCACGCTCTGCAAGGCTTGCAGCACCGCCGGGTGCAGGTAGTCGTAGAGGTCGGCCACCCGTGGGTTGTTTCGGTCCACGGCCAGCAGGTACTGAGTCAGGTCGTTGGAGCCGACCGACAGGAAGTCCACCTGCCGCGCCAGTTCCTTGGTCTGATACACCGCTGCCGGAATCTCGATCATCACGCCAACCGGCGGCATCGGCACGTCGGTGCCTTCGTCGCGGACTTCGCCCCAGGCCCGGTGGATCAGGTGCAAGGCTTCTTCCAGTTCATGGGTGCCGGAAATCATCGGCAGCAGAATACGCAGGTTGTTCAGGCCTTCGCTGGCCTTGAGCATGGCGCGGGTCTGCACCAGGAAGATTTCCGGGTGGTCGAGGGTCACGCGAATGCCGCGCCAGCCGAGGAACGGGTTGTCTTCCTTGATCGGGAAGTACGACAGCGCCTTGTCACCGCCAATGTCCAGGCTACGCATGGTCACTGGTTGTGGATGGAAGGCGGCAAGTTGCTCGCGATAGATCGCCAGCTGTTCCTTTTCGCTCGGGAAACGCTGGTTGATCATGAACGGCACTTCGGTGCGGTACAGGCCCACGCCCTCGGCACCGCGCTTCTGCGCCCGTGCCACATCCGCCAGCAGGCCGGTATTGACCCACAGCGGCATGCGGTGGCCATCGACCGTTACGCACGGCAGGTCGCGCAATGCATCCAGCCCGAGGGCCAGTTGTTTCTCTTCCTCGACCACGTCGGCGAACTGCTTGCGCAGCACGTCACTCGGGTTGGTGTAGACCTCGCCGTGGTAGCCGTCGACGATCATCTGGATGCCGTCGACCTTGGAGTACGGCAGGTCGACCAGGCCCATCACCGTCGGAATACCCATGGCGCGCGCCAGGATCGCCACGTGGGAGTTGCCGGAACCGAGTACCGACACCAGGCCCACCAGCTTGCCTTCCGGCACCTCGCCGAGCATCGCCGGCGTCAGTTCTTCGCTGACCAGAATGGTGTTGTCGGGGTAGACCAGCGTCTGCTGCCGCTCTTCCTGCAAGTAGGCGAGCAAACGGCGGCCGAGGTCCTTGACGTCCGAGGCCCGCTCACGCAGGTAGGCGTCGTCCATCAGTTCGAAACGGTTGACGTGATCGGTAACCACCTGACGCAGCGCGCCCTGGGCCCACTGACCGGTCTTGATCACGGTGGTGACTTCGCTGCCGAGCGAAGCATCGTCGAGCATCATCAAGTAGACGTCGAACAGGGCCCGCTCTTCAGGTCGCAGCTGGGTTGCCAGCTTGGCGGACAAGGCACGCATGTCGGCGCGCACGCCTTCGATGGCCGTCTTGAACAGCCCAAGTTCTGCATCGATGTCGGTGATGGTCTTGTCCGGCACCACGTCCAGATCGGCCGGCGGCAGCATGACGACCGCGGTGCCGACCGCCGCGCCCGGCGAACCCGGTACGCCGACGAACTTTGCTTCCTGGATACCTTTGCCCTGACGGCCCAGGCCACGGATCGAACCGGTGGCCTCGGCGTGGGCGATAACGCCGGCGAGCTGCGCGCTCATGGTCACGAGGAAGGCTTCTTCACCTTCATCGAACTGGCGGCGTTCCTTTTGTTGAATGACCAACACGCCGACGACGCGGCGGTGGTGAATGATCGGCGCCCCGAGGAACGACGCGTAGCGCTCTTCACCGGTCTCGGCGAAGTAACGGTAGCGCGGGTGATCCGCGGCGTTTTCGAGGTTCAGGGGTTCTTCACGCGTGCCGACCAGGCCGACCAGACCTTCGTTGGGTGCCATGCTGACTTTGCCGATCGAGCGCTTGTTCAAGCCCTCGGTGGCCATCAGCACGAAGCGGTTGGTCTCTGGATCAAGCAGGTAGACCGAGCAGACCTGGCTGCCCATGGCCTCTTTGACGCGCAACACAATAATCCCCAACGCCGCCTTGAGATCCTTGGCGGAGTTAACTTCCTGGACGATCTTGCGCAGCGTATTGAGCATGGCTCGGGGTCGAACTCCGTCGTCAGTCGCGCGCTAAAAGGCGCGGGGCAAGCTCTTTGAGAGCGCGTCGATACACCTCGCGCTTGAATGTCACCACCTGGCCCAACGGATACCAATAGCTGACCCAGCGCCAGCCATCGAATTCCGGTTTACCGGTCAAATCCATCCGCACCCGCTGCTCGTTGGAGATCAGGCGCAGGAGAAACCATTTCTGCTTCTGGCCGATGCACAGCGGTTGGCTGTGCGTTCTGACCAGACGTTGCGGCAAACGATAACGCAACCAGCCCCGGGTGCAGGCGAGAATTTCAACATCTTCGCGCTCCAGGCCCACTTCTTCGTTCAACTCGCGGTACAAGGCGTCTTCCGGCGTCTCCTGGGGGTTGATCCCGCCCTGTGGAAACTGCCAGGCATCTTGATTGATTCGGCGAGCCCATAGCACCTGGCCAGCATCATTCGTCAGAATGATCCCGACATTGGGGCGGAAACCATCGGGGTCGATCACGGCAACAACCTCGCAAACGCATGTCGCCGCATTGTTCCACAAAGGTTGTGAAAGCAGCAACGAGCCGACCTACCTTATGTGCACTCTTGTGAAAAGTCCGTATTCTGGAGACCTTTCTACAGACTTTTCAGCGAGTAACTGCAATGCGGCTGGCTTTATTCGACTTGGACAACACGCTTCTGGGCGGCGACAGTGACCACGCCTGGGGCGATTATCTGTGCGAACGCGGTTTCCTCGACGCCGTCGCCTACAAGGCACGCAACGACGAGTTCTATCAGGACTACCTGGCCGGCAAGCTGGATCAGGCCGCCTACCTGAACTTCTGCCTGGAAGTCCTCGGCCGCACCGAAATGGCGACACTGGATCAATGGCACCTGGATTACATGCGCGACTGCATCGAACCGCTCGTGCTGCCCAAGGGCCTCGAACTGTTGGCCCAACACCGTGAGGCCGGCGACAAGCTGGTCATCATCACCGCCACCAACCGTTTTGTGACCGGGCCGATTGCCACGCGTTTAGGCGTTGAAACCCTGATCGCCACCGAATGCGAAATGATCGACGGCCGGTACAGCGGGCGCAGCACCGATATCCCGTGCTTCCGTGAAGGCAAGGTGACCCGGTTGAATCGTTGGCTGGAAGAAACCGGCCACAGCCTGGAAGACAGTTATTTCTACAGCGACTCGATGAACGACTTGGCGTTGCTGGAGCAAGTGACGAATCCGATCGCGGTCGATCCGGACCCTAACTTGCGGGCCGAGGCCGAGAAACGTGGCTGGCCGGTGATCAGTTTGCGCGATTGATTAAGCCTGTAGCAGCTACCGAGGTACGAGGCTGCGTTGCGGTCCGCAGGACCGCCCTTCGGGGCCGCTTCGCAGCCCATCGCAGCCTCGCACCTCGCAGCAGCTACAGATTCCGCGCTATACCGGCTTGGCCCCCATCAACCCCGCAATGGCGATCAAGCAGACAAAACTGAACAACGCCAACGCCAACGTAAACTTCCCATTCCCCGCCGCCGGCGCCTTGCGCAGCCGATTGAGCCGCACCAGCAGCCAGAACCAGCCCAGCGCCGCCACGGTGTACAGCACACTGGACGCCAGCAACCAGGTCTGCCCCAACGGCCAGCCCACCAGATGCACCATCCACCAGCCGGTAAACGGCATGCTCAACAGCGCCAGGCCCATC
The Pseudomonas sp. GR 6-02 genome window above contains:
- a CDS encoding LysR family transcriptional regulator translates to MLSAELKAFYMVARLGSITLAAKKLGLSQPTVTTQIRHLESQYSVELFYRGGRRLSVSDEGARLLPMVKALLQQEADIEFFLRNSGQVQGTLRIAATAPYYILDLVKTFRERLPQVEVSVEIGNSQQVLEALEDYRVDVAASSQLLDDARLIRRVLGSDPLVLAVHRNHPLAVHDHVPLSALAGYTLLMRESGSTTRRLTEELLASAGVSFGPLLEIGSRESIREAVLRNIGISIIARQEVPHDPQLRVLTLENAPQIPEYLYCLKERKGARLPAAFLGLAQEMAPA
- a CDS encoding heavy metal translocating P-type ATPase, giving the protein MSDSLHTHKPEADHDHDHDHDHDHSHKLQPAPQHGRGSHDHGGHGDSCCSSKAAPSLIKLSETPTAGARLSSFRIEAMDCPTEQTLIQNKLGKLAGVQQLEFNLINRVLGVTHDLPGTAPIIEAIKSLGMHAEPLEQGVEAPIPVPEKKPWWPLALSGVGALAAEVIHFTNAAPTWVVAVIALISILSGGLGTYKKGWIALKNLNLNINALMSIAVTGAVLIGQWPEAAMVMFLFTVAELIEARSLDRARNAIGGLMQMAPEQATVQQADGSWVVQPVKSIVLGARVRVRPGERIGLDGEVLSGSSTINQAPITGESLPVEKTIGDKVFAGTINQSGSLEYTVTAAADHSTLARIIHAVEQAQGARAPTQRFVDSFSKIYTPAVFILALAVAVIPPLFMDALWFDWIYRALVLLVVACPCALVISTPVTIVSGLAAAARKGILVKGGVYLEHGYKLDYLALDKTGTLTHGKPVQTDYLSLDPTADQTAPALAAALAGRSDHPVSLAIANAAVVDNQRAPLTVDNFHALEGRGVRGEINGELYHLGNHRLVEDLGLCSPALEEQLFALEKQGKSVVLLLDKSGPLALFAVADTVKATSREAIQQLHELGIKTLMLTGDNVHTAEVIAAHVGIDQAQGDLLPSEKLQAIETLYAQGYRVGMVGDGINDAPALARAEIGFAMAAAGTDTAIETADVALMDDDLRKIPAFISLSRQTSNILKQNIALALVIKAIFLGVTFAGIATMWMAVFADMGVSLLVVFNGLRLLRK
- the cadR gene encoding Cd(II)/Pb(II)-responsive transcriptional regulator, whose translation is MKIGELAKLTDCAVETIRYYERENLLPEPARSDGNYRVYTQAHAERLTFIRNCRTLDMTLEEIRSLLALRDSPQDQCENVNALIDEHIHHVKARIDGLLALQTQLLDLRQRCSEGPDIDQCGILQRLEVSGGVVATEVEHSHVGRSHGH
- a CDS encoding thymidylate synthase, encoding MKQYLDLVAHVIKNGTKQANRTGVNTISFPGAMLRFDLQEGFPAITTRKMAFKSAIGEMCGFLRGVNNAAEFRALGCKVWDQNANENAQWLANPFRQGEDDLGEIYGVQWRKWPAYKQIPVSNQAAIEQTLSQGYRQIAEGEEDGQAYVVLYKAIDQIRQCVDTIIKDPGSRRILFHGWNVAQLDEMALPPCHLLYQFHPNVETREISLTLYIRSNDLGLGTPFNLTEGAALLSLIGRLTGYTPRWFTYFIGDAHVYENHLDMLNEQLKREPFAMPKLKISDRVPEFAKTGVYQPEWLELIEPSDFSLEGYEHHAPMTAPMAV
- the lgt gene encoding prolipoprotein diacylglyceryl transferase, which produces MLPYPQIDPVALAIGPLKIHWYGLMYLVGIGGAWLLASRRLNRFDPTWTKEKLSDMVFWMSMGVIVGGRLGYVLFYDLSAYLANPMLIFEVWKGGMSFHGGFIGVMLAALWFGKKNNKSFFQLMDFVAPMVPIGLGAGRIGNFINAELWGKPTDVPWAMIFPPFSDPAQLPRHPSQLYQFALEGVALFLILWLFSRKPRPTMAVSGMFALFYGIFRFIVEFVRVPDAQLGYLAWNWLTMGQVLCVPMIVGGLFLIWLAYRRAPAAPAAAV
- a CDS encoding sulfite exporter TauE/SafE family protein, whose product is MEFLLYLALGACAGVLAGLFGVGGGIIIVPVLVFSFTLQGFDPSILTHLAVGTSLATIIFTSVNAVREHHRRGAVRWPIFAWMTLGILIGAGFGALTAEAISGPNLQKIIGIFALIIAVQLALDFKPKASRTVPGKVGLTVAGSVIGWASAIFGIGGGSLTVPFLTWRSVPMQQAVATSSACGLPIALASALSFMILGWHDPLLPAHSLGFVYLPALLGIALTSMVFARLGARLAHRLSPRLLKRLFAALLFCVGLNFLL
- a CDS encoding NRDE family protein; translated protein: MCLIVFAWRPGHAQPLIVAANRDEFYARPSLPLAQWPHAPHVYAGRDLEAGGTWLGVGANGRFAALTNIRNPLQPPAAKSRGELVAQFLSGETPIEDYLSDVIARSAEYAGFNLLAGNAKELWHFNARETAAVRLEPGIYGLSNAGLDTPWPKVLKAKAALSEVLDDPQPQALLALLSDPQTAPLAELPDTGVGQATETLLSSVFIKSQAYGTRASTALIVQANGMRHMVERSFGPYGGHLGEVEIRI
- the ptsP gene encoding phosphoenolpyruvate--protein phosphotransferase; its protein translation is MLNTLRKIVQEVNSAKDLKAALGIIVLRVKEAMGSQVCSVYLLDPETNRFVLMATEGLNKRSIGKVSMAPNEGLVGLVGTREEPLNLENAADHPRYRYFAETGEERYASFLGAPIIHHRRVVGVLVIQQKERRQFDEGEEAFLVTMSAQLAGVIAHAEATGSIRGLGRQGKGIQEAKFVGVPGSPGAAVGTAVVMLPPADLDVVPDKTITDIDAELGLFKTAIEGVRADMRALSAKLATQLRPEERALFDVYLMMLDDASLGSEVTTVIKTGQWAQGALRQVVTDHVNRFELMDDAYLRERASDVKDLGRRLLAYLQEERQQTLVYPDNTILVSEELTPAMLGEVPEGKLVGLVSVLGSGNSHVAILARAMGIPTVMGLVDLPYSKVDGIQMIVDGYHGEVYTNPSDVLRKQFADVVEEEKQLALGLDALRDLPCVTVDGHRMPLWVNTGLLADVARAQKRGAEGVGLYRTEVPFMINQRFPSEKEQLAIYREQLAAFHPQPVTMRSLDIGGDKALSYFPIKEDNPFLGWRGIRVTLDHPEIFLVQTRAMLKASEGLNNLRILLPMISGTHELEEALHLIHRAWGEVRDEGTDVPMPPVGVMIEIPAAVYQTKELARQVDFLSVGSNDLTQYLLAVDRNNPRVADLYDYLHPAVLQALQSVVRDAHAEGKPVSICGEMAGDPAAAVLLMAMGFDSLSMNATNLPKVKWMLRQINLSKAKELLAELMTIDNPQVIHSSLQLALKNLGLARMINPASVKTL
- a CDS encoding RNA pyrophosphohydrolase — its product is MIDPDGFRPNVGIILTNDAGQVLWARRINQDAWQFPQGGINPQETPEDALYRELNEEVGLEREDVEILACTRGWLRYRLPQRLVRTHSQPLCIGQKQKWFLLRLISNEQRVRMDLTGKPEFDGWRWVSYWYPLGQVVTFKREVYRRALKELAPRLLARD